The genome window TACCTTGGGCGCAGGCTATAAAATAAAATCAATGACAATAGACTGCTTTGTATCTTCAAACTATTCAAATAATATAACAAGAAATACAAAAGAGTATGAGTTTAATTCCAATTCGGTGCGTTTGGCATTTGGATATAAATTATAAAAGGTAAGAAGTGGACGATAGAAGAAAAACATTTTACCGTCTACCGCACCCCTCTGGGGTAGGGAGGTTTTTATGAACACCTTTAAAACATTTATTTTAATGTTAGCTCTAACGGCCTTGTTGATGTTTATCGGATACAGCTTATCGGGCCAGAACGGGATGGTAACAGCGCTTATTTTCGCAGGGGTAATGAATATGGCATCTTACTGGTTCTCAGATAAGCTGGTCCTGGCCATGTACGGTGCAAAGGAAATAAAAGAAAATGAAATGCCGGAGATATATTCTATAGTACAAAGGCTTGTCATGAAATCCGGTATACCCATGCCGAAGCTTTACATCATCAACAGCCCTGCCCCCAATGCCTTTGCCACAGGAAGAAACCCCGAGCATGCGGCTGTCGCAGTTACAAAAAGTATAGTAGAGCTCTTGAACGACGAAGAACTCGAAGGCGTAATAGCCCATGAGCTTTCGCATGTAAAGAACAGGGATATCCTTATAGCATCTATCGCCGCAACAGTTGCAGGTGCGATATTCATGCTTGCACGTATGGCGCAGTTCGCAGCCATGTTCGGCGGCTCAAGGGACAATGATAACAGGAACGGAGGAGCGCTTGGAGCGATCGTTATTGCGATAATCGCTCCTCTGGCCGCCATGGTGATACAGATGGCTATTTCCCGTTCCCGTGAATACGAAGCAGACGCCTCAGGCGCAAAACTCTGCGGTAAACCGCTCGCCCTGGCGAGCGCGCTAAAGAAACTGGTAGACAACGTAAAACACTCGCGGGCTGAAATAGGAAGCCCCACTACCGCACATATGTTCATAGTAAATCCCCTGAAAGGTAAATCATTGCTGACTCTCTTTTCTACTCATCCGTCCCTGGAAGACAGGGTTGACAGGCTTGAAAAGATGGCACAGGAAATGAGCAGCTATAAAGTCCCGAAAGTAATTTATTGAGATTGTTAAATAACCCCAATCTCTGATTACACTGATTTTCAAATGATTAGACAGATTAATACTTGCAGCATGATATCCCCCGATACAAATCGGGGGTTTTCTCTATAGAGCGACAAAAGACTTTATTAAAATATTATGATGAAAAAACATTTTCTTGATCTCAAACCTAAAGAAATAAAAGAATATATACAAAAGTGCGGCCACGGCTCCTACAGGCTGGCTCAGGTGCTTGAGTGGGCCTACAAGAAAAAAGTTGATGATTTTCATAGTTTTTCAAACCTTCCCAAGGACTTGAGGAATAGGCTTGACAGTGATTTTGCCTTGAGGGTATTCAAGATAAAAAATAAAAGCACTTCCGGGCTTGACGGTACGATAAGGTATAATTTTTTGACGCGGGACGGGAATACCGTGCCCGCTGTTTTATTGCCGCAGAGGGAAAGGAACGTGGTTTGCATCTCGACGCAGATCGGCTGCGTTATAGGGTGCAAGTTCTGTAATTCAGGAAAAAAAAGGTTCGTAAGGAACCTGACCCGGGGAGAGATATTAGAACAAGCGCTTGACGTCGAAAAAGACCTGTCCATAAAAACCGACGGCATTTTATTTATGGGTATGGGCGAGCCTCTGCTTAATTTTGACAATATTGTAAACGCCATAAAAACCATGACTGACCCGGAACAGATGGGTATAGGAAGGCGGCATATAACGGTCTCTACAGTAGGGTTTATAGAAGAGATAAGGAAGTTAAGGCAGGAAAAGCTGGGTATCAGGCTTGCCGTATCCCTTCATGCCCCTGATGACGAGATTCGCGGCAGGTTTATCCCGGGGGTAGTGCCGTATTCTATAGAAGAAATATTAAAAGAAGGCATAGCGTATTCCCGCAGCAATAACTCCCGTTTAACCATAGAGTACGTGCTTATAGCTAACGAAAACGATACTTTACTTTCTGCAAAAAAAATTGTTAAATTAATAAAAAAACATTCAGATAGAGATGATAAGATACAAATAAATCTGATACCTTATAATCAAACCGGCAAAGATAAATTATTGTGCCCGAGCAAAGAGAAGATAGAGAGTTTCAGAAGTTTCCTTATAAAGAGCAAGATCCTTGCCATAGTAAGAGAACCCAGAGGCCTTGACATCGGTTCTGCCTGCGGCCAATTGGGGGTATAAATTTTTACAAAGTTATTGTAGAATTTGCAATAAATAAGGAAGATTTATGAAAAAGATAGGATTAGCATTAGGCGGGGGCGGAGCACGGGGGCTGGCGCATATCGGGGTTCTGAAGGTTCTTGAAAACGCTAAAATCCCTATTCATTCCATTGCAGGGACATCTATGGGAGCTATACTCGGAGCATGTTATGCCGTTGAGCCTGATGCCTCCAAGCTTGAAAAACGCGTGAGGGATATACTTTCAGGCCCTTCCTTTACGAAACTGCAGATCGAGACCTTGAGGTCAGACTCAAAAGGAAAGCACAGTTTCATAGAAAGAGCAAAGTCACTTTTTATGAACGGGTATATACATTTAGTTGAAGAGACAAAACCTTCGTTCTTTACAATCGAAAGGCTTGAAGAAATAGTCTGCGGGCTTTTGCCTGATATAGATATATCCCGGACAAAAATACCTTTTGCCTGTGTGGTTACGGACCTTTCAAACGGGACAGCCAAAACATTTACCAAAGGCTCGCTAAGGGAGTGCGTAATAGCATCGTCTTCAATTGCCGGGGTTTTTCCTCCTGTAGTGATAGAAGGGGTCTACTATAATGACGGCGGCTATGCCGGCTCAGTGCCGGTAAATGCCGTGAAAGAACTGGGTGTTGATTATGTTATAGCCTGCGACGTAAAAAGTAAAGTGCTTAAATTTGACAAGTTTTCTAAAGCTAAAGACATTATTTCAAGGTCGGAATATATAACCGGTTCTATTTTAAACGAGTGTATAATTGCAGAAGCTGACCTGGTAATTTCTCCAGGTGTAAAACATATAAACTGGACAGGGTTCAATAAAATCGATTTTATGATAAAAAAAGGGGAACAGGCGGCATTGTTTAAAATAATAGAAATAAAGGCAGTTTTAGAGTATAAAAACATCATTGACCGTATAAAGAAGCTATTTTCGTAAAATATTTAACGTCTCATCGAACCCCTCAAATTGATGAACAGCAAAACCTTCGGCATCCTTCTTATTTTCTTGGCGGTCTTCTTTAACTTCTATTTCCGTTACCCGTTCCTGAACATTCCTCTTGAAAGAGACGAGGGCGAATATGCCTATATCGCTGATGTGATCGAAGACGGCGGTCTGCCGTACCGTGATGCTTTTGACCAGAAGCCGCCCGGTATATTTTATTTATACTACCTTGTATTTTTGATATTCGGAAAAAAAGTAATAGCCTTACGGCTTTTTGCGGCTTTTTATAATTTAATATCTGTTTACTTCGTTTATAAAATAGGGAAGCTGCTAAAGGGCAAAGACCTCGGGTTTGTGGCAGCTTTGATATTTTCTTTGACCAGCTCGGAGAGGAGGCTGCTCGGTTTTAGCGCCAATACGGAAGTTTTTATGCTGGCGCCTATAATCGCAGGGACTTATTTCGCTTTGGCCTATCTAGCATCAAAAAAAATGGCCGCTCTGATTATTTCCGGAGCCCTCTTCGGCGTTTCTGTAATGTTCAAACAGCCCGCATTCCTTAATTTTTTCTGCATGTTCTTTTTTATCGCGTATTACGGGATCAAAGAAAAGGAAAGTGTTACCCGGTATCTTAAGGCATGCCTTGCGATGGCAGCAGCTTTTGCAGTGCCTATTTTGCTAAGCGCGCTGTATTTTGCCGGTTCAGGCGCATTTGACGATTTTAAATACCAGGTCTTATTGCATAACGTGGCTTATATAGGCTGGGCTATCCCGAAAGGTCATGGCATGAAAAATCTTTTAGACACTCTAAGTTTTCTTTCACAGAGTCAGGCTGTCTTATGGGCGCTTCTTTTTTTCGGGATGATAGTGATAATTTTTGAGCGCAGGGCAAAATATTTCGAATTTATCATCTTCTGGTTTTTGTTTTCTTTTCTTGCGGTAAGCCTTGGAAAAAGGTTTACTCTTCATTATTTTGAGCAGTTAATGCCTCCTTTGGCGCTTA of Candidatus Liberimonas magnetica contains these proteins:
- the htpX gene encoding zinc metalloprotease HtpX, whose amino-acid sequence is MNTFKTFILMLALTALLMFIGYSLSGQNGMVTALIFAGVMNMASYWFSDKLVLAMYGAKEIKENEMPEIYSIVQRLVMKSGIPMPKLYIINSPAPNAFATGRNPEHAAVAVTKSIVELLNDEELEGVIAHELSHVKNRDILIASIAATVAGAIFMLARMAQFAAMFGGSRDNDNRNGGALGAIVIAIIAPLAAMVIQMAISRSREYEADASGAKLCGKPLALASALKKLVDNVKHSRAEIGSPTTAHMFIVNPLKGKSLLTLFSTHPSLEDRVDRLEKMAQEMSSYKVPKVIY
- the rlmN gene encoding 23S rRNA (adenine(2503)-C(2))-methyltransferase RlmN, with translation MMKKHFLDLKPKEIKEYIQKCGHGSYRLAQVLEWAYKKKVDDFHSFSNLPKDLRNRLDSDFALRVFKIKNKSTSGLDGTIRYNFLTRDGNTVPAVLLPQRERNVVCISTQIGCVIGCKFCNSGKKRFVRNLTRGEILEQALDVEKDLSIKTDGILFMGMGEPLLNFDNIVNAIKTMTDPEQMGIGRRHITVSTVGFIEEIRKLRQEKLGIRLAVSLHAPDDEIRGRFIPGVVPYSIEEILKEGIAYSRSNNSRLTIEYVLIANENDTLLSAKKIVKLIKKHSDRDDKIQINLIPYNQTGKDKLLCPSKEKIESFRSFLIKSKILAIVREPRGLDIGSACGQLGV
- a CDS encoding patatin-like phospholipase family protein; translated protein: MKKIGLALGGGGARGLAHIGVLKVLENAKIPIHSIAGTSMGAILGACYAVEPDASKLEKRVRDILSGPSFTKLQIETLRSDSKGKHSFIERAKSLFMNGYIHLVEETKPSFFTIERLEEIVCGLLPDIDISRTKIPFACVVTDLSNGTAKTFTKGSLRECVIASSSIAGVFPPVVIEGVYYNDGGYAGSVPVNAVKELGVDYVIACDVKSKVLKFDKFSKAKDIISRSEYITGSILNECIIAEADLVISPGVKHINWTGFNKIDFMIKKGEQAALFKIIEIKAVLEYKNIIDRIKKLFS
- a CDS encoding glycosyltransferase family 39 protein — translated: MNSKTFGILLIFLAVFFNFYFRYPFLNIPLERDEGEYAYIADVIEDGGLPYRDAFDQKPPGIFYLYYLVFLIFGKKVIALRLFAAFYNLISVYFVYKIGKLLKGKDLGFVAALIFSLTSSERRLLGFSANTEVFMLAPIIAGTYFALAYLASKKMAALIISGALFGVSVMFKQPAFLNFFCMFFFIAYYGIKEKESVTRYLKACLAMAAAFAVPILLSALYFAGSGAFDDFKYQVLLHNVAYIGWAIPKGHGMKNLLDTLSFLSQSQAVLWALLFFGMIVIIFERRAKYFEFIIFWFLFSFLAVSLGKRFTLHYFEQLMPPLALISGMGLIGLTTFLNRNKVPKLGFSVFMVFLLVLLLPYKANRAYSDYSKQELTSAIYSGNPFNEDVKAAEFIKQNSDIKDKVFVAGSEPQILFYADRKSASRYIFFYPLTGGYADSLDKQKEVIGELNKELPRYIVYSNYLLSLGITPKCPRYIFEELDKILQNYTLIALVDPKQPSIVCSGKELERLFEEEKNMFYKERLFIYEKKISTTSLSRISYDTLSSSVSLRGAKRRGNLQNVEIASPLARNDKPHLTVVLGGTEKYIAPQDHSILLMVLSKVEALQ